Proteins from a single region of Ensifer adhaerens:
- a CDS encoding nitroreductase family protein gives MTATDNRKADHPIDAMFIERWSPRAFTSEEIEESTLLSFFEAARWAPSASNRQPWRFVYARRGTEHFPVLLDILDEGNQRWAKNAAALLIVISRTHNAAQSGEMRHAYTHAFDTGSAWYSLALQASLAGWHTHGMAGIDRDKAMRVLNVPEHHRVEAAVAIGRLADPSTLPDDLRAREIPSQRKPVSEFAFEGQFKGE, from the coding sequence ATGACGGCGACCGACAACAGAAAAGCCGATCACCCCATTGATGCGATGTTTATCGAGAGGTGGTCTCCCCGTGCCTTCACCAGCGAAGAAATCGAGGAAAGCACGCTGCTATCCTTCTTCGAAGCGGCCCGGTGGGCGCCTTCTGCGAGCAACCGCCAGCCCTGGCGGTTCGTCTATGCCCGTCGGGGCACCGAACATTTTCCCGTGCTGCTCGATATTCTCGATGAAGGCAACCAGCGCTGGGCGAAGAATGCCGCGGCACTTCTGATCGTCATTTCAAGGACCCATAACGCGGCACAAAGCGGTGAGATGCGGCACGCCTATACCCACGCCTTCGACACGGGCTCTGCCTGGTACAGCCTCGCTTTGCAGGCGTCGCTTGCGGGCTGGCATACCCATGGCATGGCCGGCATCGATCGCGACAAGGCGATGCGCGTTCTGAACGTTCCCGAGCATCACCGGGTCGAGGCCGCAGTTGCAATCGGCCGGCTTGCCGATCCCTCGACACTTCCGGACGACCTGCGTGCACGCGAAATCCCGAGCCAGCGCAAGCCGGTCAGCGAGTTCGCCTTCGAAGGCCAGTTCAAGGGCGAATAA
- a CDS encoding helix-turn-helix domain-containing protein: protein MTPFGEALRELRRRKGVSQKQMAAAINVSAAYLSALEHGKRGAPSFDFLQRVAGYFNVIWDEAEELFRIANVSTPRVVLDTSGLTPEHTAFANRLSEQIRTLSPETIRALEDVLEKATFPDNDRG, encoded by the coding sequence ATGACGCCCTTCGGCGAGGCGCTGCGCGAACTGAGGCGCAGGAAGGGCGTGTCGCAGAAACAGATGGCGGCGGCGATCAACGTTTCGGCCGCCTATCTCTCAGCCCTCGAACACGGAAAGCGCGGTGCCCCTAGTTTCGATTTTCTCCAGCGGGTGGCTGGCTACTTCAACGTCATCTGGGATGAGGCGGAGGAATTGTTCCGTATCGCCAACGTCTCCACGCCGAGAGTCGTACTGGACACGTCAGGCCTGACGCCGGAGCACACGGCATTTGCCAACCGGCTCAGCGAACAAATCCGCACTTTGTCGCCCGAGACGATCCGCGCCCTGGAAGATGTTTTGGAAAAAGCCACATTTCCTGATAATGACAGGGGATGA
- the hpaI gene encoding 4-hydroxy-2-oxoheptanedioate aldolase, with product MPAPKNPFKAALRENRFQLGLWVALASPYAAEVVSGSGYDWLLIDGEHAPNDIPLLSAQFRAIAASASHPMVRLPVGDTVLIKQILDTGVQTLLIPMVESLEQARQLVRATRYPPHGVRGVGAALGRASQFGRIGDYLQTAGDEICLILQIESRAGLAAIDEIAALDGVDGLFIGPSDLAADMGYLGKPGHPDVRAAIADAFERIKRAGKARGIMTLDLEQARDYRDMGADFMAIGTDVTSLVRATTALRQEFLGEAAPVQKKQESGY from the coding sequence ATGCCGGCACCAAAGAACCCTTTCAAGGCAGCTCTGCGCGAAAACCGTTTCCAGCTCGGGCTCTGGGTGGCGCTTGCCAGCCCCTACGCGGCGGAAGTGGTGTCCGGTAGCGGTTACGACTGGCTGCTGATTGATGGCGAGCATGCTCCGAATGATATCCCGCTGCTGTCGGCGCAGTTTCGTGCCATCGCAGCGTCGGCAAGCCACCCGATGGTTCGTCTGCCGGTCGGCGATACCGTGCTGATCAAGCAGATCCTCGACACCGGCGTTCAGACCCTACTGATCCCGATGGTCGAGAGCCTGGAGCAGGCGCGGCAGCTGGTCCGCGCCACCCGCTATCCGCCCCATGGCGTTCGCGGCGTCGGTGCGGCCCTCGGCCGTGCTTCTCAGTTCGGCCGCATCGGCGACTATCTGCAGACAGCGGGCGACGAAATCTGCCTGATCCTTCAGATCGAAAGCCGCGCCGGCCTTGCCGCGATCGACGAAATTGCCGCGCTCGACGGCGTCGACGGTCTCTTCATCGGCCCATCAGACCTGGCGGCCGACATGGGTTATCTCGGCAAGCCCGGCCATCCGGACGTGCGGGCGGCCATCGCCGACGCGTTCGAGCGTATCAAGCGTGCGGGCAAGGCGAGGGGTATCATGACGCTTGATCTGGAGCAGGCGCGTGACTACCGCGACATGGGCGCCGACTTCATGGCGATCGGCACCGATGTCACTTCGTTGGTGCGGGCGACGACGGCCCTGCGCCAGGAATTCCTCGGCGAGGCGGCTCCAGTACAAAAGAAGCAGGAATCCGGCTACTGA
- a CDS encoding aldo/keto reductase: MQTRRIGRTGLSVTEFSFGAAGLGGLYRECTRDAAIATLDAAWEAGLRYFDVAPYYGLGLAERRVGDFLRDKPRDQFVLSTKVGRLLHPVPEDKVPDYSYVKPLNFDVAYDYSYDGIMRSVEFSYARLGLNRIDILYVHDIGVYTHGAARNAVYLRQLLDGGLKALEELKSSGAIAAYGLGVNEVPVCLEVVRRADIDCILLAGRYTLLDRSAVAELLPLCERKQTSLVVGGVFNSGILATGPVEGAHFDYMPATEDIRQKVAAMDAVARRMNVPLAAPAMQFPLSHPMVASVLLGTAKPGSLTRNMALAEHRFSAADFAAFEPFTLVAPVLGDEPVRV, translated from the coding sequence ATGCAGACGAGACGGATCGGTCGAACCGGCCTATCGGTGACCGAATTCAGCTTCGGTGCCGCCGGCCTCGGTGGCCTCTACCGGGAGTGCACCCGCGACGCGGCCATCGCGACCCTGGACGCTGCCTGGGAGGCGGGCCTGCGCTACTTCGACGTGGCGCCCTATTACGGTCTCGGGCTTGCCGAGCGTCGCGTCGGCGACTTCCTGCGTGACAAGCCGCGCGATCAGTTCGTACTTTCCACCAAGGTTGGCCGTCTTCTGCACCCGGTGCCCGAAGACAAGGTGCCTGACTACTCCTATGTGAAGCCGCTCAATTTCGATGTCGCCTACGACTACAGCTATGACGGCATCATGCGCTCGGTCGAGTTCAGCTATGCCCGGCTCGGGCTCAATCGCATCGACATTCTCTATGTGCACGATATCGGCGTATATACCCACGGCGCCGCCCGCAATGCCGTCTATCTCAGACAGTTGCTGGATGGCGGACTGAAGGCGCTCGAGGAACTCAAATCGTCGGGCGCGATCGCCGCCTATGGTCTCGGCGTGAACGAGGTTCCCGTCTGTCTCGAGGTTGTGCGCCGGGCCGATATCGACTGCATCCTGCTGGCCGGCCGCTACACGCTGCTCGACCGCTCGGCCGTCGCCGAACTGCTGCCGCTTTGTGAAAGGAAGCAGACATCGCTTGTCGTCGGCGGGGTTTTCAACTCGGGAATTTTGGCAACGGGTCCTGTCGAGGGCGCGCATTTCGACTACATGCCGGCAACGGAAGATATCCGGCAAAAGGTCGCTGCCATGGACGCGGTTGCGCGCCGAATGAACGTGCCGCTTGCCGCGCCGGCCATGCAGTTTCCGCTGAGCCATCCGATGGTCGCCTCCGTGCTGCTCGGCACCGCCAAGCCGGGAAGCCTGACGCGCAACATGGCGCTCGCTGAACACCGGTTTTCCGCGGCCGATTTCGCGGCTTTTGAACCGTTTACGCTGGTCGCGCCAGTGCTCGGGGACGAGCCGGTACGAGTTTAA
- a CDS encoding UxaA family hydrolase, with the protein MSAPSTILLAPEDNVVVATLAIAAGEALPNGARAAAKVDAGHKVAIRPIHAGEPVVKYAQAIGRATADIAPGDHVHSHNLAFDRDRLAIGPQGTPEAASDADKARTFMGYRRGDGRAATRNYIGVVASVNCSTTVCRAIAEEANRRILPKYEGIDGFVPIVHDQGCGMSSTGDGMANLHRTLAGYARHANFGGVLMVGLGCEVNQLTLYGQSGAGAEKRHFNIQEAGGSRRSVEKALGILEEIAAEVGKERRVAIPVSEIIVGLQCGGSDGLSGITANPALGAAVDILAAAGGTAILSETSEIYGAEHLLRSRAINEAVAVKLDGLIAWWENYVAMHGASLDNNPSPGNKRGGLTTILEKSLGAVAKGGRSPLNAVYRYAERVTEHGLVFMDTPGYDPVSATGQVAGGANVIAFTTGRGSCFGCRPAPSIKLTSNTALFRAMEEDMDIDCGVIASGEASIAGLGREIFDLIVETASGRKTKSELFGYGDNEFVPWHLGATL; encoded by the coding sequence GTGTCAGCGCCGTCCACCATCCTGCTCGCACCGGAGGACAACGTCGTCGTGGCGACATTGGCGATTGCCGCCGGTGAAGCCTTGCCGAACGGCGCTCGCGCTGCAGCGAAGGTCGATGCCGGCCACAAGGTTGCGATCCGCCCCATTCACGCCGGTGAACCGGTCGTCAAATACGCCCAGGCGATCGGGCGGGCGACCGCCGATATCGCGCCGGGCGACCATGTGCACTCCCACAACCTCGCCTTCGACCGGGATCGCCTGGCAATCGGACCGCAGGGAACGCCGGAAGCGGCAAGCGATGCCGACAAGGCGCGCACCTTCATGGGCTATCGGCGCGGTGACGGGCGCGCTGCGACCCGAAACTACATTGGTGTTGTCGCCAGCGTGAACTGTTCCACCACCGTCTGCCGCGCCATTGCCGAGGAGGCAAACCGTCGCATCCTGCCGAAGTACGAGGGCATCGATGGTTTCGTGCCGATCGTGCACGATCAGGGCTGCGGCATGTCGTCGACCGGCGACGGCATGGCCAACCTGCACCGAACGCTCGCCGGCTACGCCCGCCATGCCAATTTCGGCGGTGTGCTGATGGTGGGCCTCGGTTGCGAGGTCAATCAACTGACGCTCTATGGCCAGAGCGGCGCCGGCGCCGAAAAACGGCATTTCAACATCCAGGAAGCCGGCGGCTCCCGCCGTTCGGTGGAAAAAGCCCTCGGCATTCTCGAGGAAATCGCCGCCGAAGTCGGCAAGGAGCGCCGTGTTGCAATCCCGGTGAGCGAGATCATCGTCGGCTTGCAATGCGGCGGGTCGGATGGGCTTTCGGGTATCACCGCCAATCCGGCGCTCGGCGCCGCCGTCGATATCCTTGCGGCAGCCGGCGGCACCGCAATCCTCTCGGAGACCTCGGAAATCTATGGCGCCGAGCATCTGCTGCGCAGCCGGGCGATCAATGAGGCCGTCGCGGTGAAACTCGACGGCCTGATTGCCTGGTGGGAGAACTATGTGGCGATGCATGGTGCATCGCTCGACAACAATCCTTCGCCGGGCAACAAACGCGGCGGTTTGACGACTATTCTTGAAAAGTCGCTCGGCGCTGTCGCCAAGGGCGGCCGCTCGCCGCTCAACGCCGTCTATCGCTATGCCGAGCGTGTGACCGAGCACGGGCTCGTTTTCATGGATACGCCCGGCTACGACCCGGTGTCGGCCACCGGCCAGGTCGCCGGCGGCGCCAACGTCATTGCCTTTACCACCGGTCGCGGCAGTTGCTTCGGCTGTCGGCCGGCGCCGTCGATCAAGCTCACCAGCAACACGGCGCTGTTTCGGGCGATGGAAGAGGACATGGACATCGATTGCGGCGTGATCGCTTCGGGGGAGGCGAGCATTGCCGGGCTTGGCCGGGAGATCTTCGACCTGATCGTCGAGACCGCCTCTGGCCGCAAGACCAAGAGCGAGCTTTTCGGCTACGGCGACAATGAGTTCGTGCCCTGGCATCTGGGAGCGACGCTCTAA
- the gyrB gene encoding DNA topoisomerase (ATP-hydrolyzing) subunit B — protein sequence MTDNPETETGASAEYGADSIKVLKGLDAVRKRPGMYIGDTDDGSGLHHMVYEVVDNAIDEALAGHADIVTVTLNPDGSVTVTDNGRGIPTDIHKEEGVSAAEVIMTQLHAGGKFDQNSYKVSGGLHGVGVSVVNALSVSLKLKIRRAGKIHEMSFTHGVADSPLAVTGEAGGETGTEVTFLPSGETFSKTEFDYSTLEHRLRELAFLNSGVHIMLTDKRHSDIRQDELMYEGGLEAFVAYLDRAKKPLVHKPVAIRGEKDGITVEVAMWWNDSYHENVLCFTNNIPQRDGGTHMAGFRAALTRQVTSYADSSGITKKEKISLQGEDCREGLTAVLSVKVPDPKFSSQTKDKLVSSEVRPVVESLVNEALSTWFEEHPTEAKILVGKVVEAAAAREAARKARELTRRKGALDISSLPGKLADCSERDPAKSELFLVEGDSAGGSAKQGRSRENQAILPLRGKILNVERARFDKMLSSQEIGTLITALGTSIGKDEFNADKLRYHKIIIMTDADVDGAHIRTLLLTFFFRQMPELIERGHLYIAQPPLYKVTRGKSAQYLKNEQALEDYLITMGLEEAALELESGEVRAGQDLREVINDALRLRNLMNGLHSRYNRAIVEQAAIAGALNVELNGQRDAYEAIAAEVARRLDVIAEETERGWSGAVTSEGGLRLERMVRGVKEVAVLDMALIGSSDARYIDQLSAKLKEVYAAPPALRRRDGTQEISGPRALLDAIFAAGRKGLSMQRYKGLGEMNAEQLWETTLDPNVRSLLQVRVTDATDADGLFSRLMGDEVEPRRDFIQENALSVANLDI from the coding sequence ATGACCGACAATCCTGAGACCGAAACCGGCGCCAGCGCCGAATATGGTGCCGATTCCATCAAGGTGCTGAAGGGCCTGGATGCCGTGCGCAAGCGGCCGGGCATGTATATCGGCGACACCGACGATGGTTCCGGTCTGCACCACATGGTCTACGAGGTCGTCGACAACGCGATCGACGAGGCACTGGCGGGCCATGCGGACATCGTCACGGTGACGCTCAATCCGGATGGGTCGGTGACGGTGACCGACAACGGCCGCGGCATCCCGACCGATATCCATAAGGAAGAGGGCGTCTCGGCCGCAGAGGTCATCATGACCCAGCTGCATGCCGGCGGTAAGTTCGACCAGAACTCCTACAAGGTTTCCGGCGGTCTGCACGGCGTTGGCGTATCCGTGGTCAACGCGCTTTCCGTTTCGTTGAAGCTGAAGATCCGCCGCGCCGGCAAGATCCACGAGATGAGCTTTACCCACGGTGTTGCCGATAGCCCGCTCGCCGTGACCGGCGAGGCAGGTGGCGAGACCGGCACCGAGGTAACGTTCCTGCCGAGCGGCGAGACCTTCTCCAAGACCGAATTCGACTATTCGACGCTGGAACACCGGTTGCGCGAACTTGCCTTCCTCAATTCCGGCGTCCACATCATGCTGACGGACAAGCGCCATTCCGATATCCGTCAGGACGAGTTGATGTATGAAGGTGGCCTCGAGGCCTTCGTTGCCTATCTCGACCGGGCAAAGAAGCCTTTGGTTCATAAGCCGGTTGCCATTCGCGGCGAAAAGGATGGCATCACCGTCGAAGTGGCCATGTGGTGGAACGACAGCTACCACGAAAACGTGCTCTGCTTTACCAACAACATCCCGCAACGTGACGGCGGCACCCATATGGCGGGCTTCCGCGCCGCATTGACCCGGCAGGTCACCTCCTATGCGGATTCCTCCGGCATCACGAAGAAGGAAAAGATCTCACTGCAGGGCGAAGACTGCCGCGAAGGCCTGACGGCCGTTCTTTCGGTCAAGGTTCCGGATCCGAAGTTCTCGTCGCAGACGAAGGACAAGCTCGTTTCCTCGGAAGTGCGCCCGGTTGTCGAAAGCCTCGTCAACGAAGCGCTGAGCACCTGGTTCGAGGAGCATCCGACCGAGGCCAAGATCCTCGTCGGCAAGGTGGTCGAAGCGGCCGCCGCCCGCGAAGCCGCCCGCAAGGCACGCGAACTGACGCGCCGCAAGGGTGCGCTCGATATCTCGTCTCTGCCTGGAAAGCTTGCCGACTGCTCCGAGCGCGACCCGGCCAAGTCCGAACTCTTCCTGGTGGAAGGTGACTCGGCAGGCGGTTCTGCCAAGCAGGGCCGCTCGCGCGAAAACCAGGCGATCCTACCGCTGCGCGGCAAGATCCTCAACGTCGAACGCGCGCGCTTCGACAAGATGCTGTCGAGCCAGGAAATCGGCACGCTGATCACCGCACTCGGCACCTCGATCGGCAAGGACGAGTTCAACGCCGACAAGTTGCGCTACCACAAGATCATCATCATGACGGACGCCGACGTCGACGGCGCCCATATCCGCACCCTGCTGCTCACCTTCTTCTTCCGCCAGATGCCGGAACTGATCGAGCGCGGACATCTCTATATCGCCCAGCCGCCGCTCTACAAGGTGACGCGCGGCAAGTCGGCCCAGTACCTGAAGAACGAGCAGGCACTGGAAGACTATCTGATCACGATGGGTCTGGAAGAAGCCGCGCTGGAGCTGGAGTCGGGCGAAGTGCGCGCCGGCCAGGATCTGCGCGAAGTCATCAACGATGCGCTCCGCCTGCGCAATCTCATGAACGGCCTTCACTCGCGCTACAACCGCGCGATCGTCGAACAGGCGGCGATTGCCGGTGCGCTGAATGTCGAACTCAACGGCCAGCGCGACGCCTACGAGGCGATCGCCGCTGAGGTTGCCCGTCGCCTCGATGTCATTGCCGAGGAAACCGAACGCGGCTGGAGCGGTGCGGTCACTTCAGAAGGTGGTCTCCGCCTCGAGCGCATGGTGCGCGGCGTCAAGGAAGTCGCGGTACTCGACATGGCGCTGATCGGCTCGTCTGATGCCCGCTACATCGACCAGCTCAGCGCCAAGCTCAAGGAAGTCTATGCCGCTCCGCCGGCCCTGCGCCGCCGCGACGGTACGCAGGAAATCAGCGGACCGCGTGCGCTTCTCGATGCGATCTTCGCCGCCGGCCGCAAGGGTCTCTCGATGCAGCGCTACAAGGGTCTGGGCGAAATGAATGCCGAGCAGCTCTGGGAAACGACGCTCGATCCGAACGTCCGCTCGCTGCTGCAGGTCCGCGTCACCGACGCCACCGATGCCGACGGCCTGTTCTCGCGCCTGATGGGCGACGAGGTCGAACCGCGTCGCGACTTTATCCAGGAAAACGCCCTGAGCGTCGCCAACCTCGACATCTGA
- a CDS encoding mannitol dehydrogenase family protein has translation MTTPIVQFGTSRFLQAHADLFVGEALKTGQALGPLTVVQTTGSSERSGRLAALARPEGFPVIIRGIQGGKRIDTTQRVTSVARALSTAENWSEVQAIVAEEAEILISNTGDTGFRVGDDDLTTDVPRSFPGKLLLLLKSRFEAGGRALTILPCELVSRNGDVLKALMLELAAARVKDATFTNWLDTGVVWANTLVDRIVSEPLEPAGAVAEPYALWAIENQPGLRSPCTHPCVKLVDDLTPYEKLKLHILNLGHTVLADLWLKEGRDPNETVREILADAGVAARLDHIYQTEVIPAFAAKGLESEALDYVAATLERFRNPFLNHRLSDIANHHSDKIERRIADFRRWSPDTPMPQLSAISDQ, from the coding sequence ATGACGACGCCGATCGTGCAATTCGGAACGAGCCGTTTCCTTCAGGCCCATGCCGATCTCTTCGTCGGCGAGGCGCTGAAAACAGGTCAGGCGCTTGGGCCTCTCACCGTGGTGCAGACGACCGGGTCCAGCGAGCGTTCCGGACGTCTCGCGGCGCTTGCTCGCCCCGAGGGCTTTCCCGTCATCATCCGTGGCATCCAGGGCGGGAAACGGATCGACACAACGCAACGGGTGACCAGCGTGGCGCGGGCGCTTTCGACCGCTGAAAACTGGAGCGAGGTCCAGGCGATTGTCGCCGAGGAAGCCGAGATCCTGATCTCCAATACCGGTGATACGGGTTTCCGGGTCGGCGACGACGACCTGACAACGGACGTTCCCCGCTCCTTTCCCGGCAAGCTGCTGCTGCTTTTGAAGTCGCGCTTCGAAGCGGGTGGGCGTGCGCTGACGATCCTTCCCTGCGAACTCGTGTCACGCAACGGTGACGTGTTGAAGGCGCTGATGCTGGAACTCGCGGCGGCGCGAGTCAAAGACGCCACTTTCACGAACTGGCTGGACACGGGTGTCGTCTGGGCAAATACGCTCGTAGACCGCATCGTCTCCGAGCCCCTGGAGCCCGCCGGCGCGGTTGCCGAACCCTATGCGCTCTGGGCGATCGAAAACCAGCCCGGTCTTCGCTCACCCTGCACCCATCCGTGTGTAAAGCTCGTGGATGACCTGACGCCCTACGAGAAGCTGAAGCTTCACATCCTCAATCTCGGCCACACCGTTCTGGCCGATCTCTGGCTCAAGGAAGGCCGAGACCCGAATGAGACTGTGCGGGAGATCCTGGCCGACGCCGGCGTCGCAGCGCGACTGGACCACATCTATCAAACCGAAGTGATCCCCGCTTTCGCTGCAAAGGGCCTGGAGAGCGAAGCGTTAGACTATGTCGCCGCCACACTGGAACGCTTCAGAAACCCGTTCCTCAACCACCGCCTAAGCGATATCGCCAACCACCACAGCGATAAGATAGAGCGACGGATCGCGGACTTCCGGCGCTGGAGCCCGGACACACCGATGCCCCAGCTCTCGGCGATTTCCGATCAGTAG
- the gabD gene encoding NADP-dependent succinate-semialdehyde dehydrogenase, whose product MSFKDPSLFRQAALVGGEWIEADAANAIEVNNPATGEIIGRVPKLGARETKAAIEAARIAQKGWAARTAKDRAGVLRRWFELMIENKEDLGRILTLEQGKPLAEATGEIVYGASFVEWFAEEARRLYGDLIPGHQPDKRILVMKQPIGVVAAITPWNFPNAMITRKAGPAFAAGCAMVLKPAAQTPFSAIAIAILAERAGLPKGLFSVITGSAREIGAEMTSNPVVRKLTFTGSTEVGAELYRQSAATIKKLGLELGGNAPFIVFDDADLDAAVEGALIAKFRNNGQTCVCANRIYVQDKVYDAFADKLAKAVAKLKIGNGVDEGVILGPLIDKAALEKVEEHIADATSKGARVIQGGKRHALGGTFYEATVLADVTQAMAVAREETFGPVAPLFRFKDESDVIAQANDTEFGLASYFYAKELARVFRVAEALEYGMVGVNTGLISTAEAPFGGVKLSGLGREGSRYGIEEFTEIKYVCLGGVA is encoded by the coding sequence ATGTCGTTTAAAGACCCATCATTGTTTCGCCAGGCAGCGCTTGTCGGTGGCGAGTGGATCGAGGCGGACGCGGCCAACGCGATCGAGGTGAACAACCCCGCGACTGGCGAGATCATCGGCCGGGTGCCGAAGCTCGGCGCCAGGGAAACCAAGGCGGCGATCGAGGCGGCACGTATCGCCCAGAAGGGCTGGGCTGCCCGCACCGCCAAGGACCGCGCCGGCGTGCTGCGCCGCTGGTTCGAGCTGATGATCGAGAACAAGGAGGACCTTGGCCGCATCCTGACGCTGGAGCAGGGCAAGCCGCTGGCGGAAGCCACCGGCGAAATCGTCTATGGCGCAAGCTTTGTCGAGTGGTTCGCCGAAGAGGCGCGTCGTCTCTATGGTGACCTGATTCCCGGCCACCAGCCCGACAAGCGCATCCTGGTGATGAAGCAGCCGATCGGCGTCGTCGCGGCGATCACGCCGTGGAACTTCCCCAATGCGATGATCACCCGCAAGGCCGGCCCGGCTTTTGCCGCCGGTTGCGCCATGGTGCTGAAGCCTGCGGCCCAGACGCCGTTCTCGGCGATCGCGATCGCCATCCTTGCCGAGCGCGCCGGCCTGCCCAAGGGCCTGTTCAGCGTCATCACCGGCTCGGCCCGCGAGATCGGCGCCGAGATGACCTCCAACCCCGTCGTGCGCAAGCTGACCTTCACCGGCTCGACCGAAGTCGGCGCCGAGCTCTACCGCCAGAGTGCGGCCACCATCAAGAAGCTCGGTCTCGAGCTTGGCGGCAATGCGCCGTTCATCGTCTTTGACGATGCCGATCTCGATGCGGCAGTCGAAGGCGCGCTGATCGCCAAGTTCCGCAACAATGGCCAGACCTGTGTGTGCGCCAACCGCATCTATGTGCAGGACAAGGTCTATGACGCCTTTGCCGACAAACTCGCCAAGGCGGTCGCCAAGCTGAAGATCGGCAATGGCGTCGACGAGGGCGTCATCCTCGGCCCGCTGATCGACAAGGCGGCACTGGAGAAGGTGGAAGAGCACATTGCCGACGCGACGTCGAAGGGTGCACGCGTCATCCAGGGCGGCAAGCGTCATGCGCTTGGCGGCACCTTCTACGAGGCGACGGTTCTGGCCGATGTCACCCAGGCGATGGCGGTCGCGCGCGAGGAAACCTTCGGCCCGGTGGCGCCGCTCTTCCGCTTCAAGGATGAATCGGACGTGATCGCGCAGGCAAACGACACCGAATTCGGTCTCGCCTCCTACTTCTACGCCAAGGAGCTTGCTCGGGTGTTCCGGGTGGCCGAAGCGCTGGAATACGGCATGGTCGGGGTCAACACCGGTCTGATCTCGACGGCGGAGGCACCGTTCGGCGGTGTCAAGCTCTCGGGCCTCGGCCGCGAGGGCTCGCGCTACGGCATCGAGGAGTTCACCGAGATCAAATACGTCTGCCTCGGCGGCGTTGCGTAA
- a CDS encoding GntR family transcriptional regulator produces MAKQNTVFKDAYNRCLKLLAETSSLPSEPELGQVLGVSRTTVRAILSRFEEVQLIAWDKRKKNVLRQPRPDDYFPTEETDSLAEIIERSFMRRILAGGAEPGMQINELELAREIGTGTTSVREFLIRFSRFGLIEKRPNSHWVLKGFTREFALELTEVREMFELRSAARFVSLPDDHPAWKELREIETLHREILADIDNRYRDFSELDEQFHLLVHKASSNRFIVDFYDIIAIVFHYHYQWNKTNARQRNARALEEHLAYIEALRSHDPAKAEQACRRHLQSARETLLQSIP; encoded by the coding sequence ATGGCAAAACAGAACACCGTCTTCAAGGATGCCTATAACCGCTGCCTGAAGCTTCTGGCGGAAACATCCTCGCTGCCCTCCGAGCCGGAACTCGGGCAGGTGCTCGGCGTCAGCCGGACGACGGTGCGCGCGATCCTCAGCCGCTTCGAAGAGGTGCAGCTGATCGCCTGGGACAAACGCAAGAAGAACGTGCTGCGGCAGCCCCGCCCAGACGACTACTTTCCAACGGAAGAGACCGATTCACTCGCCGAGATCATCGAGCGCAGCTTCATGCGCCGGATTCTCGCCGGCGGCGCCGAGCCCGGCATGCAGATCAACGAACTCGAACTGGCGCGCGAGATCGGTACCGGCACGACCAGCGTGCGCGAGTTCCTGATCCGTTTCAGTCGTTTCGGCCTGATCGAAAAGCGGCCAAACAGCCACTGGGTCCTGAAGGGCTTCACCCGCGAGTTCGCGCTGGAACTGACGGAAGTGCGCGAGATGTTCGAGCTGCGCTCGGCCGCACGTTTCGTTTCCCTTCCGGACGATCACCCAGCCTGGAAGGAGCTCAGGGAAATCGAGACCCTGCACCGGGAAATTCTTGCCGATATCGATAACCGCTACCGGGATTTCTCTGAGTTGGACGAGCAATTCCACCTGCTGGTGCACAAGGCATCCAGCAACCGCTTCATCGTCGATTTCTACGATATCATCGCGATCGTCTTCCACTATCACTACCAGTGGAACAAGACGAATGCCCGCCAGCGCAACGCCCGCGCGCTGGAAGAGCACCTCGCCTATATCGAAGCCTTGCGCTCGCACGACCCCGCCAAGGCCGAACAGGCCTGCCGCCGGCACCTCCAGTCCGCGCGCGAGACCTTGCTTCAATCCATTCCATAG